DNA from Nocardioides seonyuensis:
TCGACATGCTGCACCTGGTCCAGCGGATCGGACGCGACTTCGGCATCGCCGTGCTGGTCACCTCCCACCTCCTCGGCGAGCTCGAGCGGGTGAGCGACCACGTCATCGTCCTGGACGGCGGCCACCTGCTGCGATCCAGCGCCACCGCCGACTTCCTCAAGCACACGGGCGGACTGCTGGTGGAGGTGATCGGCGGGGACGCCGAGCGTGACCAGCTGGGCGAGGCGCTCGCGCGAGCCGGCCTGACCTGCCACCCTCGGGGCCAGCTGGTGGCGGTCGACCCGCCGCCACAAGGCCTCGCCGTCCACGACGTCGTACGCGACACCGCCGCCGACCTTGGCCTGGCGCTGGTGCGCATCCAGCCCGACCAGGCCCACCTGGAGGACGTCTTCATGAGCTCCTCGACGACCGCCGGCGCAGCCGCACCCGGAGGCCCGGCATGACCGAGCGCACCGGCGTCATCCACGACATCGGCTACCGCGGCTACGACGGCCAGCGGGAGGCCGACCTCACGCTGGCCCGCACCCTGTTCGTCACCGGCATGCGCCACGCCTACGGCCTGGGTCGCTCGGGCCGGTCCAAGGTGCTGCCCTTCCTGCTGCTGGGCCTCAACGTCCTCCCGGCCCTGATCATCGTCGGGGTCGTCACGATCGTGGAGCTCGACGAGCTGCCGCTGTCCTACACCGCCTACACCAGCCAGCTCCAGATGGTGGTGAGCCTCTTCGCCGCGGCGCAGGCACCGGTGCTGTTCTCGCGCGACCTGCGGCACCGCTCGATCGTGCTCTACCTCGCCCGACCGCTCTCACCGGCGCTGTTCGCCCTGACCCGCTGGGCCTCGCTGGCGACGGCCGTGCTCGTCTTCACGCTGCTCCCGACGCTCGTGCTCTACGCCGGCGCGCTGCTGGCCGGGCTCGACGCCGGCCAGGAGACTCCGCTGCTGCTGAAGTCCCTGGCGCTGCAGGTCCTGCTGGCCTGCCTGCTCGCCGGGCTCACGGGCCTCATCGCCTCGTGGGCGCTGCGCCGCGGCTTCGCCGTGGTGGCGTCCATCATCGTGCTGATCGTCGTGGTCGGGATCGTGCTGATCTTCCAGGCCATCAGCCAGGAGGAGGGGATCAGCGCCGTCGGCGAGGTGGCCGGCCTCTTCTCCCCGTGGACCCTCCACAACGGCCTGGCCGAGGCCTGGGACTCCGGGGGCCGGTCGATCGTGTCGCTCTCGGCGACCTGGGTCGTCGTCTACGTCGCGACCGCCCTCGCAGTCAGCGGCGCATGCGTGCTGCTGCTCGTCCGTCGCTTCACCAAGGTCGGTGCCCGATGAGCACGCTCGTCCTCGACAAGGTCTCCCGCTGGTTCGGCAACGTCGTCGCCGTCAATGACATCTCGATGACGATCGGGCCGGGCGTGACCGGACTGCTCGGACCCAACGGCGCCGGCAAGACCACGCTGATGGCGATGATGTCGGGCTTCCTTCCCCCCTCGTCGGGGTCGGTGACCATCGACGGCGAGCCCGTGTGGCGCCGCACCGACGCCTACCGCCAGATCGGGCTGGTCCCCGAGCGCGAGCTGAGCTTCGGCTACCTCACGGGTCGGCAGTTCGTGCGCGCCAACGCCGACCTCCACCGC
Protein-coding regions in this window:
- a CDS encoding ABC transporter permease, producing the protein MTERTGVIHDIGYRGYDGQREADLTLARTLFVTGMRHAYGLGRSGRSKVLPFLLLGLNVLPALIIVGVVTIVELDELPLSYTAYTSQLQMVVSLFAAAQAPVLFSRDLRHRSIVLYLARPLSPALFALTRWASLATAVLVFTLLPTLVLYAGALLAGLDAGQETPLLLKSLALQVLLACLLAGLTGLIASWALRRGFAVVASIIVLIVVVGIVLIFQAISQEEGISAVGEVAGLFSPWTLHNGLAEAWDSGGRSIVSLSATWVVVYVATALAVSGACVLLLVRRFTKVGAR